From the genome of Nitrosopumilus sp., one region includes:
- the uppS gene encoding di-trans,poly-cis-decaprenylcistransferase, with amino-acid sequence MYGKRLEREIRKGDIPNHVALILDGNRRWAKRQLSIPKKGHLKGADAVENLLDWCEELDIKIVTLYALSAENLDRNDEELKDLYELIRMRLEKLFRDPRIHRNEMRVKAIGRIELLPESIKNILKQLDRVTKDYDKHFLNIALAYGGQNELVDAIKKIGVKIKDGVLDIEDINKGEIESNLYTSHLPQSSPDMILRTSGEKRLSGFLMWQSAYSELVFMDIFWPEFRKIDLMRAIRTYQERKRRVGK; translated from the coding sequence ATATATGGAAAAAGACTAGAACGTGAAATTCGAAAGGGAGACATTCCAAATCATGTGGCTTTAATTTTAGATGGAAATAGAAGATGGGCAAAAAGACAGCTGTCAATACCAAAAAAAGGGCATCTGAAAGGAGCTGACGCTGTAGAAAATCTTCTGGACTGGTGTGAAGAATTAGACATTAAAATTGTCACTTTGTACGCACTTTCTGCAGAAAATTTAGACAGAAACGATGAAGAGCTAAAGGATCTTTACGAATTAATCCGTATGAGACTAGAGAAATTATTCAGAGATCCCAGAATTCATAGAAATGAGATGAGGGTAAAGGCCATTGGAAGAATTGAATTACTTCCAGAATCCATCAAAAATATTCTAAAACAATTAGACAGGGTCACAAAAGATTATGACAAACATTTCCTGAACATTGCATTAGCATATGGGGGACAAAATGAACTAGTAGATGCAATAAAAAAAATAGGAGTGAAAATTAAAGACGGAGTACTCGACATAGAAGACATCAACAAGGGAGAAATTGAATCAAATCTATACACATCACATTTACCACAATCATCTCCAGACATGATTTTGAGGACTTCAGGGGAAAAAAGATTAAGTGGGTTTCTTATGTGGCAAAGCGCATACAGTGAATTAGTTTTCATGGACATTTTTTGGCCAGAGTTTAGAAAAATAGATTTAATGAGGGCGATTAGAACATATCAAGAGAGGAAAAGAAGAGTAGGAAAATGA
- a CDS encoding translation initiation factor IF-2: MTKTEYEDLLKRIQDKLGNANKESQDRFELPVVDVMWEGQKTFLRNFSEFPKILRRDPDKVLQYLSKEFAVPAERLGDKAMFVGRRAPDDFTRLFQIYVKDYLECTTCKSPDTKILKENRISFLICEACGAKSSLKGKYA; the protein is encoded by the coding sequence GTGACTAAGACAGAATATGAAGATTTACTCAAACGCATTCAGGATAAATTAGGCAATGCAAACAAAGAATCTCAAGATAGATTTGAACTTCCCGTTGTAGATGTAATGTGGGAAGGTCAAAAGACATTCTTACGTAATTTTTCAGAATTTCCAAAGATTCTTCGAAGAGATCCTGACAAAGTTCTTCAATACCTCTCAAAAGAATTTGCGGTTCCTGCAGAGCGGCTTGGTGACAAGGCAATGTTTGTAGGACGTAGAGCTCCTGATGATTTTACAAGACTATTTCAAATTTATGTGAAAGATTATCTTGAGTGTACTACATGTAAAAGTCCTGACACCAAAATTCTAAAAGAAAATCGGATATCCTTCTTGATTTGTGAAGCATGTGGCGCAAAGTCTAGCTTAAAAGGCAAATACGCATGA
- a CDS encoding DUF373 family protein, whose amino-acid sequence MSQRIDKIEKDVNASTANKLLVICIDRDNDVGEKAGIVTPVVGRDACIEAAQRLALEDPEDADSNSMFAAIKTYEDLISKGYQVEVITVAGVKNRGVQADEKILSETRKVLGKFPANGAVIVSDGEDDESVIPVIQNVLPVVSVQRVVMKVSRSVEYSYAVFGKYLKMLAYDSKYSKFFLGVPGILLLIGGVATVFGYTAEIFAVLVSILGGAFLIRAFDIDRVWSSWSKPTPMGFIRMFTMVAGILLILSSVPSGISSVDQELIKSDMPLITTITDKVIVGQFVTGVLPILWIGMGSIFTGTLLSNWIGEIPRQISDILRIIVLIALYPTIIQFTNIMIYDEPSLTLIPPLLGGLAATLISATILFKKYRKHKDQEMVSD is encoded by the coding sequence GTGTCTCAACGAATAGATAAAATTGAGAAGGATGTCAATGCGTCTACAGCCAACAAGCTGCTTGTAATTTGCATTGACAGAGACAACGACGTAGGTGAAAAAGCAGGGATTGTTACGCCAGTCGTAGGCAGAGATGCATGTATAGAGGCCGCACAGAGATTGGCATTAGAAGATCCGGAAGATGCGGATTCAAATTCCATGTTTGCAGCAATTAAGACATATGAAGATTTGATCAGTAAAGGATACCAGGTGGAAGTGATTACCGTTGCAGGAGTTAAAAACAGAGGAGTTCAAGCTGATGAAAAAATTCTTTCTGAAACAAGAAAAGTTCTGGGAAAATTCCCAGCAAATGGCGCAGTCATAGTTTCAGACGGAGAAGATGATGAGAGTGTTATTCCAGTAATTCAAAATGTCTTACCAGTGGTGTCCGTACAACGTGTAGTAATGAAAGTTAGTAGAAGTGTAGAATATTCCTATGCGGTTTTTGGAAAATACCTAAAAATGCTTGCCTATGATTCAAAATATTCAAAGTTCTTTTTAGGTGTTCCAGGAATTCTTTTGTTAATTGGGGGAGTGGCAACCGTATTTGGATATACTGCAGAAATATTTGCAGTACTCGTAAGCATTTTGGGAGGTGCATTCTTGATTAGAGCCTTTGATATTGATAGAGTCTGGTCAAGCTGGTCAAAACCAACTCCGATGGGTTTTATCAGAATGTTTACAATGGTAGCAGGAATATTACTAATCCTTTCATCAGTGCCATCTGGAATTAGCTCTGTAGATCAGGAGTTAATTAAATCAGACATGCCGTTGATTACGACGATCACAGACAAAGTGATAGTAGGGCAATTTGTTACAGGAGTATTGCCAATTTTGTGGATCGGAATGGGATCGATATTTACTGGAACATTACTCAGTAATTGGATAGGTGAAATCCCTAGACAAATAAGTGACATTTTAAGAATTATCGTCCTAATAGCACTATATCCAACCATTATTCAATTTACAAACATAATGATATACGATGAACCATCACTTACTTTGATTCCACCGTTGTTGGGAGGATTAGCAGCTACGCTAATTTCAGCCACAATCCTCTTCAAAAAATATAGGAAGCATAAGGATCAAGAGATGGTTTCAGACTAG
- a CDS encoding DUF424 family protein — protein sequence MKFSVRVSEYQKKITLNICDADLLGKKIIQDALTMHISEAYYGKKIIEADEAKTLLKNSSIINMVGKDTISLAVDLGIGSQGGVKVISDVPFLIVFNA from the coding sequence ATGAAATTTTCAGTACGTGTTTCTGAATATCAAAAAAAAATAACCCTCAATATTTGCGATGCTGATCTATTGGGAAAAAAAATAATTCAAGATGCGTTGACTATGCATATTAGTGAAGCGTATTATGGCAAAAAAATTATTGAGGCAGACGAGGCTAAAACTTTATTGAAAAATTCTTCAATTATTAACATGGTTGGAAAAGATACTATCTCTCTGGCAGTTGATCTTGGCATCGGTTCCCAAGGTGGTGTTAAAGTAATTTCTGATGTTCCTTTTCTAATTGTTTTTAATGCATAG
- a CDS encoding Hsp20/alpha crystallin family protein produces the protein MSSYKGTHSNNQSINFVIPIIVILFLGIIYIMTQRADSGFVSFILIGAAAVTMFYWVKVLKKMTNEQKQSFTQGREPETKNWIYDLIKDKEEFVFVAEVPGPEDKIAVRLVDGILYIRGTSGFSKEIPMEDANSMQIFDFKYRNGVLTLRIK, from the coding sequence TTGTCAAGTTACAAGGGAACGCATTCAAATAATCAATCAATAAATTTTGTAATACCAATTATTGTAATTTTGTTTCTAGGAATTATTTACATCATGACACAGAGGGCAGATTCAGGTTTTGTGAGTTTCATACTAATTGGCGCAGCAGCAGTTACAATGTTTTATTGGGTTAAGGTTCTAAAGAAAATGACAAATGAACAAAAACAATCGTTCACCCAGGGAAGAGAGCCTGAAACAAAGAATTGGATATATGATCTAATCAAAGATAAAGAAGAATTTGTTTTTGTTGCCGAAGTACCGGGTCCAGAAGATAAAATCGCAGTAAGGCTGGTGGATGGAATTTTATACATACGTGGGACGTCAGGATTTTCAAAAGAAATTCCAATGGAAGATGCAAATTCAATGCAAATATTTGATTTTAAATACAGAAACGGCGTATTAACACTGAGAATTAAATAA
- a CDS encoding RNA-binding protein, translating into MSFEKSIRIPNDRIAVLIGKSGIVKSKIETSCHITLDIDGGTGEIFISSGGDVEKIQPFKAMEIVTAIGRGFSPENAMTLLDGENTLHVIDLREFAGKSSANVERIKGRIIGEGGRARRNMENLSGTHISVYGRTVSIIGDASKLRLAVDAISSISSGSMHGVVYDKLESANRRTKQEKMQLWEDQDVFY; encoded by the coding sequence ATGAGCTTTGAAAAATCAATTCGTATTCCAAATGATCGTATTGCTGTCTTGATTGGTAAATCTGGAATCGTAAAATCAAAAATTGAGACTTCTTGCCATATTACTTTAGACATTGACGGCGGCACTGGGGAAATTTTTATAAGCTCCGGAGGCGACGTTGAAAAAATTCAACCATTCAAAGCAATGGAGATTGTTACAGCTATTGGTAGGGGATTTTCACCAGAAAATGCGATGACTTTGTTAGATGGAGAAAATACGTTACATGTTATTGATTTAAGAGAGTTTGCGGGAAAGTCTAGTGCAAATGTTGAAAGGATAAAAGGGAGAATTATTGGAGAAGGTGGTAGAGCTAGAAGAAATATGGAAAATCTAAGCGGTACTCACATTTCAGTTTATGGCAGAACAGTTTCAATTATTGGTGATGCTAGTAAATTACGACTAGCCGTTGATGCAATATCTTCTATTTCTAGCGGGAGCATGCATGGTGTAGTCTATGATAAATTAGAATCTGCAAATAGAAGAACAAAACAAGAAAAAATGCAATTATGGGAAGATCAAGATGTCTTCTATTAA
- a CDS encoding adenylosuccinate synthetase: protein MTSTVVVGGFFGDEGKGKIISYLAIKDNPKIIVRGGAGPNAGHTIRDGDKVYKVRMLPSGFLNKNSKVMIGPGVVVNPDVLDKEIHDFDVTGRAFIDKHCGIIEETHLVRDSKGELKEKIGSTGSGTGPANADRAMRVLNLAKDFNSLSSLIVDVPLEVNSAISANENVLIEGTQGTFLSLWHGTYPFVTSKDVTASGICADVGVGPTKIDEVIVVFKSYVTRVGTGPLDKELSVEDAEKKGWSEFGTVTGRQRRAADFDFDLARRAIMLNGATQVSITKLDVLFTDCAEKTSFDELSDGAKAFIKNIESELNTPVTIIGTGPDVNDVVDRRI from the coding sequence ATGACATCCACTGTAGTTGTTGGCGGATTTTTTGGTGATGAGGGTAAGGGAAAAATTATCTCCTACTTGGCAATCAAAGATAATCCAAAAATAATAGTTCGTGGTGGTGCTGGTCCAAATGCTGGACATACCATCAGAGATGGCGACAAAGTCTACAAGGTAAGAATGCTACCCAGTGGATTCTTAAATAAGAATTCTAAAGTTATGATCGGGCCTGGTGTTGTAGTTAATCCGGATGTATTAGATAAAGAAATTCATGATTTTGATGTGACAGGACGTGCGTTTATTGACAAACATTGTGGAATAATTGAGGAAACACACCTGGTCAGAGATTCTAAAGGTGAATTAAAAGAAAAAATTGGCAGTACTGGTTCTGGTACCGGTCCTGCAAATGCTGACAGGGCAATGAGGGTTTTGAATTTGGCAAAAGATTTTAATTCTTTATCCTCACTTATTGTGGATGTCCCTTTAGAGGTAAATTCCGCAATTTCTGCAAATGAAAATGTGTTGATAGAGGGTACGCAAGGAACTTTTCTTTCCCTATGGCATGGAACATATCCGTTTGTAACCTCTAAGGATGTCACTGCATCTGGAATTTGTGCCGATGTTGGAGTTGGACCTACCAAAATTGATGAGGTAATTGTCGTTTTCAAATCTTATGTTACCCGTGTTGGAACTGGTCCTCTTGACAAAGAACTTTCTGTTGAAGATGCAGAAAAAAAAGGATGGTCTGAGTTTGGCACTGTTACAGGTCGCCAAAGACGTGCTGCAGATTTTGACTTTGATTTAGCTAGGCGTGCAATCATGCTTAACGGTGCAACACAAGTCTCTATAACAAAACTGGATGTGCTCTTTACAGACTGTGCTGAAAAAACATCATTTGATGAATTATCTGATGGCGCAAAAGCATTCATTAAAAATATTGAAAGCGAATTGAACACGCCTGTTACAATAATTGGAACTGGCCCTGATGTCAACGATGTAGTGGATAGAAGAATCTAG
- a CDS encoding NUDIX domain-containing protein, with protein MIEETSAGIILFRKEETENLFLLLHYPSGHWDFVKGKMEKGESIHQTAIRETKEETGITDITFLENFEEWIEYNFQHQGELVNKKVVFFLAETKTKDIKISHEHQGYTWMDYNTSMEKTTFDNAKTVLTKAQKLLSKTL; from the coding sequence ATGATTGAAGAAACGTCAGCAGGAATCATATTATTCAGAAAAGAAGAGACAGAAAATTTATTTTTACTTTTGCATTATCCTTCAGGGCATTGGGACTTTGTAAAGGGGAAAATGGAAAAAGGGGAATCAATTCATCAGACGGCAATTAGAGAAACAAAAGAAGAGACAGGCATTACAGACATCACCTTTTTAGAGAATTTTGAAGAATGGATAGAATATAATTTTCAACATCAAGGCGAATTAGTTAATAAAAAAGTGGTGTTTTTCTTGGCTGAGACAAAAACCAAAGATATTAAAATTTCACATGAACATCAAGGCTACACATGGATGGATTATAACACATCAATGGAAAAAACAACATTTGATAATGCCAAAACGGTTTTAACAAAAGCACAAAAATTACTTTCCAAAACTCTCTGA
- a CDS encoding serine protein kinase RIO codes for MTDIISKKLESKIDNKLNSKRKHLEDGFKKGKVVNEVLDKSTVMTLYKMITDHIIAFINGSVSAGKESVLFWGVDENDADVALKIYLVSTSNFKKREPYITGDPRFSHLKKGTKNMVYLWARKEYRNLSQCYDAGIPVPKPLYVTNNVLAMEFIGNNGAPCKSLLTSEVDEDDYHQAISLIRDFYHKANLVHGDFSEYNIFKTKNGLVVFDLGSGVDLRHPNSKKFLKRDINNITRFFNKRGIRCADSDRIFEEIVNEL; via the coding sequence ATGACTGATATAATTAGCAAAAAGTTAGAATCTAAAATCGATAACAAGTTAAATTCAAAACGAAAACATCTTGAAGATGGTTTCAAAAAAGGAAAAGTTGTCAATGAAGTTTTAGACAAGTCTACTGTCATGACTCTTTACAAGATGATCACGGATCACATAATTGCATTTATAAATGGTTCTGTTAGTGCCGGAAAGGAATCCGTTCTTTTTTGGGGTGTTGATGAAAACGATGCTGATGTTGCATTAAAAATTTATTTGGTAAGCACTTCAAATTTTAAAAAACGTGAGCCCTACATAACGGGAGATCCTCGATTTTCTCATCTTAAAAAAGGCACTAAAAATATGGTTTATTTGTGGGCCAGAAAGGAATATCGTAACTTATCGCAATGCTATGATGCTGGCATTCCTGTTCCTAAACCACTGTATGTCACAAACAATGTTTTAGCTATGGAGTTTATAGGAAACAATGGCGCTCCTTGCAAATCTTTGCTGACTTCAGAAGTTGATGAAGATGACTATCATCAGGCAATTTCATTAATCCGAGATTTTTATCATAAGGCAAATTTGGTACATGGTGATTTCTCAGAATACAATATCTTTAAGACTAAAAATGGTTTGGTAGTTTTTGATTTGGGTTCGGGGGTTGATCTTAGGCATCCCAATTCCAAAAAATTTCTTAAAAGAGACATTAATAACATTACAAGATTCTTCAATAAAAGAGGAATTCGTTGTGCAGATTCAGATAGAATTTTTGAGGAAATTGTAAATGAGCTTTGA
- the pyrF gene encoding orotidine-5'-phosphate decarboxylase produces the protein MATFKTRLSKISKTNGRVILANDYDLSVKDLETKTIQNIKQLHPYLCGIKLNFHLLLPLSGKEILKINKTAHRYGLQTIADIKLNDIGNTNKITLEHLWNLGFDAVIANPIMGLDSLKSLVKSSHKNGRGVITLCHMSAPEAKLSYDLEVKMKKQQRLYQLFLDWAVAAKVDGIVVGATFPKIIQHCSKKAKKNLSIFSPGVGTQGGNANEVISAGTNYLIVGRTILNSKNPTAVAQALQSESFGK, from the coding sequence ATGGCCACCTTCAAAACTAGACTTTCCAAGATCTCAAAGACTAATGGCAGGGTTATTCTTGCCAATGATTATGATCTTTCTGTTAAAGATTTAGAAACAAAAACAATCCAAAATATTAAACAGCTGCATCCATATCTGTGTGGAATTAAACTAAACTTCCATTTGCTTCTCCCCTTGAGTGGAAAAGAAATTCTCAAGATCAACAAAACAGCTCATAGATATGGTCTACAAACAATTGCCGATATCAAGCTCAATGACATTGGAAATACAAATAAAATAACATTGGAACATTTGTGGAATTTGGGATTTGATGCGGTGATTGCAAATCCGATAATGGGCCTTGATAGTTTGAAAAGTTTAGTAAAATCTTCTCACAAGAACGGAAGAGGTGTTATCACTTTATGTCATATGAGCGCGCCTGAGGCCAAATTATCATATGATCTGGAAGTAAAGATGAAAAAACAACAACGGCTATATCAGTTATTTTTGGACTGGGCTGTTGCTGCTAAAGTCGATGGGATTGTAGTGGGAGCTACGTTTCCAAAAATTATTCAGCATTGCTCTAAAAAGGCAAAAAAAAATCTAAGTATATTTTCTCCTGGCGTTGGAACTCAGGGTGGAAATGCGAATGAGGTAATTTCAGCCGGAACAAATTATCTGATTGTTGGCAGGACAATTCTAAATTCTAAAAATCCAACTGCTGTGGCGCAAGCATTACAATCAGAGAGTTTTGGAAAGTAA
- a CDS encoding iron transporter, translating to MGRNCTKCKNSIPDNEQLGVVAEKYPTCNKCWAEWKEYQIMVMNEMKLDMSMLDHRKLLKKHEKIFVGVLSPEGEVIDYSNEDNRKPDESTGV from the coding sequence ATGGGTCGAAATTGTACAAAGTGCAAAAATTCCATTCCTGACAATGAGCAACTTGGCGTTGTCGCCGAGAAGTATCCTACTTGTAACAAGTGTTGGGCTGAATGGAAAGAATATCAAATCATGGTAATGAATGAAATGAAGCTTGATATGTCTATGCTTGATCACAGAAAATTATTAAAAAAACATGAGAAAATTTTTGTGGGTGTATTGTCTCCTGAAGGTGAAGTGATAGATTATTCTAATGAGGATAATAGAAAACCTGACGAGTCTACAGGCGTCTAA
- a CDS encoding MarR family transcriptional regulator, whose protein sequence is MTEYRTHMKIIGDILSTTRDDLQDEDGATITYLIRKANISHSRISRILKTLVSQGLLEKVDSQSSNKYKISQSGREFLQAYNTFTDFADNFGLSI, encoded by the coding sequence ATGACAGAATACAGAACACATATGAAGATCATAGGCGACATTCTATCAACAACAAGGGATGATCTTCAAGATGAAGACGGAGCAACAATTACTTATCTCATTAGAAAAGCAAACATTTCACATTCAAGAATTTCAAGAATTTTGAAAACCCTAGTATCACAAGGACTACTAGAAAAAGTAGATAGTCAAAGCTCAAACAAGTATAAGATTAGCCAGTCAGGCAGGGAATTTTTGCAAGCATACAATACATTTACAGACTTTGCAGATAATTTCGGATTAAGCATCTAG
- a CDS encoding DNA topoisomerase IV subunit A, whose product MKTNDAKEKSRIKERKKKADEKQKSILEMLKGHGAKIYDDLDNGQFPKFSIPSRSVGNIVYDKKLRQYILGNNAALRSSRNSAQLRSFTQLMWLAFFANRLTHEKKSSTLRDVYYSSQAFAIEFEDQSESDNIIVDLEAVTSKPREDFHIFPEERSSIFGDLTIEYTIPGYEGKSMNLSNHPDGYSIGPSLTTAELVDTSAEIVIAIEKGGLFTRFVEEQVDKKFKSIIINTGGQAPRSTRTLLKRLHDEMKLPVIVLTDGDVYGEHIAMVIKSGSANAAHLRELTVPDAKWVGVWATDIEKYKLPTIPMTESDIKRCYDLQKDPRYQDGVWKKELDVFLRLKRKAELEAFSKYGLTNITDKYLPQKLELAKSL is encoded by the coding sequence TTGAAAACAAATGATGCTAAGGAAAAAAGTAGAATTAAAGAACGAAAGAAAAAAGCTGATGAAAAACAAAAGAGTATTCTTGAGATGCTCAAGGGTCACGGGGCAAAAATATATGATGATTTAGATAATGGTCAGTTTCCAAAATTTTCAATACCTAGTAGATCTGTAGGCAATATTGTTTATGACAAAAAACTAAGACAGTACATTCTTGGCAACAATGCTGCTTTGAGGAGTTCAAGAAACTCTGCACAGCTTAGATCTTTCACACAATTGATGTGGTTGGCATTTTTTGCAAATAGGCTAACTCATGAAAAAAAATCATCCACTTTGAGAGATGTATACTATTCCTCACAAGCGTTCGCAATTGAATTTGAAGATCAATCCGAGTCTGATAACATTATTGTGGATTTGGAAGCTGTAACCTCTAAACCTAGAGAAGATTTCCATATATTTCCTGAAGAGAGGAGCTCCATTTTTGGGGATTTGACTATAGAATATACTATTCCTGGTTATGAGGGAAAAAGTATGAACCTTTCAAATCACCCTGACGGATATTCGATAGGTCCAAGTTTAACTACTGCAGAATTAGTTGATACCAGTGCAGAAATTGTCATTGCCATAGAGAAAGGTGGTCTTTTTACAAGATTCGTTGAAGAACAAGTCGATAAGAAATTCAAATCTATAATTATCAACACTGGTGGACAAGCTCCACGTTCAACTAGAACTTTACTAAAAAGACTTCACGATGAAATGAAATTACCTGTGATTGTTCTTACGGACGGTGATGTGTATGGGGAACATATTGCTATGGTAATAAAATCTGGTTCGGCAAATGCTGCACATCTTAGAGAATTAACTGTACCTGATGCAAAATGGGTTGGAGTTTGGGCTACTGATATTGAAAAATACAAGTTGCCTACCATCCCAATGACCGAATCTGATATTAAACGATGTTACGATCTCCAAAAGGATCCTAGGTATCAAGATGGAGTTTGGAAAAAAGAATTGGATGTATTTTTGAGATTAAAAAGAAAAGCTGAGTTGGAAGCTTTCTCAAAATATGGGTTAACGAATATTACTGACAAGTACTTGCCTCAAAAATTAGAACTGGCAAAAAGTCTCTAA
- a CDS encoding DNA topoisomerase VI subunit B — MSSIKEKFNQISPSEFFYSNRDLAGFSNPTRSLYTAVREFVENALDACDQKGILPDVHLTIKAVDPEKPDPKPYILTVKDNGPGIDAEHIPLAFGTVLYGSKFGLKQARGMFGLGATMAILYGQITTNKPVVVKSSVDAKIQDVFELLLDIQKNKPVIVKHTSKEISKTGLSVSICLEGDYSKAGNKIRDYVYETSLITPYASITFDDPKGQKFSHPRFVKEIPPPPTIIKPHPHGIDVERIRRMIVESQFEIPIIDDVMIEKVRKDLGLSVKKLSYTSIMDKAKKKWKNLPRQVRVVISLMSFLKMDFEKLNKIRIEDIDLPNKKLFYWDFGDSQSKSIDMDPESQYYKQLTNTVQGEPLTTFLTKRFQRIGPTTAIKFAKFAGFKPEKRMGSLTNQELVNLSDALQKFEDFMAPDSSCLAPLGEEPLEKGIKKFFNPDFTAVVQRPASAYSGFPFIIEMGIAYGGDIKSGGPHVYRYANRIPLLYDEGSDVVIKVSRDTDWGRYKIKGEPPFIIVSHICSTRIPYKTAGKENVADRPEIERELRLGLQFLSRKLAAYMSKRGQADMAKKRANLYAKYIPLIAEFCTELAGKKKEPNYKKILEEHAIESKKLVKEENEIENK; from the coding sequence ATGTCTTCTATTAAAGAAAAATTCAATCAGATTTCTCCTAGCGAATTCTTTTACAGTAATCGTGATTTAGCTGGGTTTAGTAATCCTACGCGTTCTTTGTATACCGCTGTAAGGGAATTTGTTGAAAATGCACTTGACGCATGTGATCAAAAAGGAATTCTTCCCGACGTTCACCTTACGATCAAAGCTGTTGATCCAGAAAAACCTGATCCCAAACCATATATTTTGACCGTCAAAGATAACGGCCCTGGCATAGATGCAGAACATATTCCTCTTGCCTTTGGAACTGTTCTATATGGTTCCAAATTTGGGCTTAAACAGGCTCGAGGTATGTTCGGACTTGGTGCTACCATGGCAATTTTGTATGGGCAAATTACTACAAACAAACCTGTTGTGGTGAAAAGCTCGGTTGATGCAAAAATTCAAGATGTGTTTGAATTGTTACTTGATATACAAAAAAATAAACCTGTGATTGTAAAACACACGTCTAAAGAAATTTCAAAAACAGGACTTTCTGTCAGTATTTGTTTGGAGGGTGATTACTCAAAGGCAGGAAACAAGATTAGAGATTATGTTTATGAAACCTCTTTGATCACCCCTTACGCATCAATAACTTTTGATGATCCAAAGGGACAAAAATTTAGCCATCCAAGGTTTGTAAAAGAAATTCCTCCACCTCCAACAATAATCAAACCACATCCACATGGAATTGATGTGGAGAGAATACGTAGAATGATAGTTGAATCCCAATTTGAAATTCCAATTATTGATGATGTGATGATTGAAAAAGTCCGAAAAGATCTGGGACTCTCTGTGAAAAAACTTAGCTATACTTCAATTATGGACAAGGCAAAGAAAAAATGGAAAAATCTTCCACGGCAGGTTCGAGTGGTGATATCGTTGATGTCATTTTTAAAAATGGATTTTGAAAAACTGAATAAGATCAGAATTGAAGATATTGATTTACCTAACAAAAAATTGTTTTATTGGGATTTTGGCGATTCACAATCAAAATCAATAGACATGGATCCTGAAAGTCAGTATTACAAACAACTGACCAACACTGTTCAAGGTGAACCTCTCACCACATTCTTGACGAAAAGATTTCAACGTATTGGTCCGACTACTGCAATAAAATTTGCAAAATTTGCAGGATTTAAACCTGAAAAAAGAATGGGGTCTCTGACGAATCAGGAACTAGTAAATCTGAGTGACGCACTTCAAAAATTTGAGGATTTCATGGCCCCTGATTCTAGTTGTCTTGCTCCTTTGGGGGAAGAGCCTCTGGAGAAGGGAATCAAGAAATTCTTTAATCCTGATTTTACCGCAGTTGTTCAACGTCCTGCATCCGCATATTCTGGATTTCCTTTCATCATTGAAATGGGTATAGCTTATGGTGGTGACATCAAGTCTGGCGGGCCACATGTCTATAGATATGCAAATAGAATCCCTTTACTTTATGATGAGGGTAGCGATGTTGTCATCAAAGTTTCACGTGATACTGATTGGGGTCGATATAAAATAAAAGGCGAACCTCCGTTCATCATCGTATCACATATTTGTTCTACTAGAATCCCATACAAAACAGCCGGAAAAGAAAATGTTGCAGATAGGCCAGAGATTGAAAGGGAACTGCGACTGGGATTGCAATTCTTATCAAGAAAGCTTGCTGCATACATGTCAAAAAGGGGTCAGGCTGATATGGCAAAAAAAAGAGCCAATCTTTATGCAAAATACATACCTTTGATTGCCGAATTTTGTACAGAACTTGCCGGTAAGAAAAAAGAACCTAATTACAAGAAAATATTGGAAGAACACGCTATTGAGTCTAAAAAATTAGTAAAGGAGGAAAATGAAATTGAAAACAAATGA